The following are from one region of the Lineus longissimus chromosome 19, tnLinLong1.2, whole genome shotgun sequence genome:
- the LOC135502790 gene encoding uncharacterized protein LOC135502790, whose amino-acid sequence MVTALVSTSKRLKSTLFVVYCFSEKKYAQIEKNALGIVYGVTKFRKYLYGRKFELYTDHEPLTKIFVPHTGVPTLAALRLQRWALILMAYNYTIHYRRSAKNANADMLSRFPVDGARVAVERQVNCFSMADELLVAARDIAEETWKDPVMSRVFLYVLNGWPRELPDSSLQPYWNRRLDQDIETLVNACDACLAMKDKPAPAPLIPWPYSTSFWQIVHVDFGFVERVNHFMLIVSYSKWVEIELMKTGTTSEKTIYLNKTVTEKQDKMVKNHDNRGVKAWAFVLNEIVRVRNFRNGREKRLPGRVVKIQGPQSYIVEVGGRRKFVHMDRLRRSGELTLEAQEEPDLMPGMPLVQPERLAPVQAPGHVEPPAGPAPLPVPENTAVASPAPAPRRSERARKPPERLIEHC is encoded by the exons ATGGTGACGGCCCTTGTGTCCACATCGAAGCGATTAAAATCTACgttgtttgttgtttattgtttcaG TGAGAAAAAGTACGCGCAGATTGAGAAGAATGCGCTCGGAATCGTGTATGGTGTGACCAAGTTCCGTAAGTATCTCTACGGACGAAAGTTCGAACTCTACACTGATCATGAGCCACTGACCAAGATCTTTGTGCCACACACGGGTGTGCCCACACTTGCAGCGTTGCGCTTACAACGATGGGCGTTGATTTTGATGGCGTACAATTACACCATTCACTACCGCAGATCAGCCAAGAATGCAAATGCGGACATGCTGTCTAGGTTTCCGGTGGATGGTGCACGTGTAGCTGTTGAGAGACAGGTGAATTGTTTCAGTATGGCAGATGAGCTGCTAGTTGCTGCGAGGGACATAGCTGAAGAAACCTGGAAAGATCCGGTTATGTCGCGTGTGTTCTTGTACGTTCTGAATGGCTGGCCGAGAGAACTACCTGACAGTAGTCTGCAGCCATATTGGAACCGCC GACTCGATCAGGACATTGAGACTTTGGTGAATGCATGTGACGCTTGCCTGGCTATGAAAGACAAGCCAGCCCCTGCCCCACTGATTCCATGGCCATATTCAACCAGCTTTTGGCAGATAGTCCATGTTGACTTTGGGTTCGTTGAGCGTGTGAATCACTTCATGCTGATTGTTTCATACAGCAAGTGGGTAGAGATCGAGTTGATGAAAACGGGCACTACTTCTGAGAAAACTATTT ATCTGAACAAGACTGTGACAGAAAAACAGGACAAGATGGTGAAAAATCATGATAACCGTGGTGTCAAGGCATGGGCTTTTGTCCTCAATGAGATTGTGCGCGTGCGCAACTTCCGAAATGGAAGGGAGAAACGGCTCCCAGGTCGTGTGGTCAAAATTCAAGGACCACAGTCGTACATTGTGGAGGTTGGTGGCCGACGTAAATTTGTACACATGGATCGCCTACGTCGCAGTGGAGAACTTACATTGGAAGCACAGGAAGAACCAGATCTCATGCCAGGCATGCCTCTAGTGCAACCTGAGCGTCTGGCTCCAGTTCAGGCACCAGGACATGTGGAACCTCCTGCGGGACCCGCTCCATTGCCTGTTCCTGAGAACACCGCTGTTGCCAGTCCAGCCCCAGCTCCGAGGAGATCTGAACGTGCAAGAAAACCACCTGAGCGTTtgattgaacattgttga